The Montipora foliosa isolate CH-2021 chromosome 14, ASM3666993v2, whole genome shotgun sequence genome window below encodes:
- the LOC137984674 gene encoding lysosomal phospholipase A and acyltransferase-like — MLIRSELHLMTLVCVVFSANGFWMSQKPTPPVNEIKTPVVIVPGTGGSQLQAKINKPEVPHWYCTKKTSDYFTLWLKKTSLLPLAVNCWVDNMRLVYNEETNTVENAPGVETRVPGFGNTDTIDHLDTDNLVAYFAPMTDIMVSWGYERGVTVRAAPYDFRYGPESQSEYFTKLKDLIEETYSANNNKTITLLSHSLGCPYTLVFLNKQPNSWKDKYIFQWITLSGVWGGTAEQVSLFSSGNTLGVPHFILNPLTVRGEQRTDTSNIFLLPSPELWSRDEILAKTPGRNYTINDFDQFFEDIGFPLGIKLRQLVGRPLYPLTAHAPNVTVYCLYGTGVDTAESFTFGKGEFPDTQPKVSYGNGDGTVNIRSLQACGKWNQRQLQPVTQQTYPSVNHNGVLSNEDVHNYIKKLLI; from the exons TGCCCGGTACAGGCGGAAGTCAACTGCAGGCAAAGATCAACAAACCGGAAGTACCACACTGGTATTGCACCAAAAAGACATCggattactttactttatggcTCAAGAAAACCTCTTTGTTGCCTCTCGCCGTAAACTGCTGGGTTGACAACATGAG actTGTGTATAACGAGGAAACAAATACCGTCGAGAACGCGCCAGGCGTTGAAACAAGAGTTCCCGGATTTGGTAACACGGACACAATTGACCATCTGGATACAGATAATCTGGTGGCCTATTTTGCTCCCATGACAGATATTATGGTGTCTTGGGGATACGAGCGAGGTGTGACTGTCAGAGCAGCACCATATGACTTCAGATACGGGCCTG AGTCACAATCAGAGTATTTCACAAAGCTGAAGGACCTCATCGAGGAAACTTACTcagcaaacaacaacaagacgATCACGCTGCTCAGTCACAGTTTAGGATGTCCTTACACTCTGGTTTTCCTGAATAAACAGCCTAACAGCTGGAAAGACAAGTACATTTTCCAGTGGATTACCCTGTCAG GAGTATGGGGCGGGACAGCAGAGCAAGTCAGTCTGTTCTCCTCTGGGAATACCCTCGGAGTCCCGCATTTCATATTGAATCCGCTGACTGTTAGAGGTGAGCAGCGCACGGACACAAGTAATATCTTCTTGCTTCCCAGCCCTGAACTGTGGTCACGGGATGAAATCTTGGCCAAAACTCCAGGACGCAATTACACCATAAACGACTTTGACCAGTTCTTCGAAGACATCGGATTCCCTCTTGGAATAAAACTACGACAATTGGTGGGGCGCCCTTTGTATCCACTGACTGCGCATGCTCCGAACGTAACCGTCTATTGCTTGTATGGTACTGGAGTTGATACGGCCGAGAGTTTTACATTTGGAAAGGGCGAGTTCCCAGATACTCAGCCAAAGGTATCCTACGGCAACGGTGACGGTACAGTCAATATACGGAGCTTACAGGCCTGCGGTAAATGGAATCAGCGGCAGCTGCAGCCAGTTACACAGCAAACATATCCCTCTGTGAATCACAATGGCGTACTCAGCAACGAAGACGTGCACAACTatataaaaaaattgttaatttaa